Proteins from one Blattabacterium cuenoti genomic window:
- a CDS encoding alpha/beta hydrolase yields the protein MLLKNKLSIKHIIKKPNNGNNTTLFLMIHGYGSNERDLFSFQKDLPENFFIISIQGIYSLGIDKYSWYDIDFSNEKKFINILQAKKTIDKISFFIDEAITEYKLKENHVWLCGFSQGAILSYPIAFKKPNKIKKVISLSGYLEKSLLPEKINLFNYTDLEFFISHGKYDTIIPLNWTKEGLKFLKKKKILSLFYKEYDSGHTLNNVNYLDLMNWIKKKHI from the coding sequence ATGCTTTTAAAAAATAAACTTTCTATTAAACATATTATAAAAAAACCAAATAATGGAAATAATACTACTCTTTTTTTAATGATTCACGGATATGGAAGTAATGAAAGAGATCTTTTTTCTTTTCAAAAAGATCTTCCTGAAAATTTTTTTATAATTAGTATTCAAGGAATTTATTCTCTTGGAATAGATAAATATTCTTGGTATGATATTGATTTTTCAAATGAAAAAAAATTTATTAATATTTTACAAGCTAAAAAAACTATTGATAAAATATCTTTTTTTATAGATGAAGCTATTACAGAATATAAATTAAAAGAAAACCACGTTTGGTTATGTGGATTTAGTCAAGGAGCTATTTTAAGCTATCCTATAGCTTTTAAAAAACCTAATAAAATAAAAAAAGTAATTTCTTTAAGTGGATATTTAGAAAAAAGTCTTTTACCAGAAAAAATAAATTTATTTAATTATACGGATTTAGAATTTTTTATATCTCATGGAAAATATGATACAATAATTCCTTTAAATTGGACAAAAGAAGGATTAAAATTTCTTAAAAAGAAGAAAATACTTTCTTTATTTTATAAAGAATATGATTCTGGACATACTTTAAATAATGTAAATTATTTAGATTTAATGAATTGGATTAAAAAAAAACATATTTAA